From Acidobacteriota bacterium, a single genomic window includes:
- the fabZ gene encoding 3-hydroxyacyl-ACP dehydratase FabZ has translation MTDPAPQQTIQSFESIIQRALPHRYPFLLVDRVTGFTPGVEIHGIKNFTANEAILLGHSPAFPVVPPGILLEAVTQLGAILVLERPEMAGKIAMILQIPSASISRIVVPGETVRFEARVLKLRETLGELRGSAYVKSELIAEGQMRFAIADRAAILNE, from the coding sequence ATGACAGACCCAGCACCGCAACAAACAATCCAATCGTTTGAATCCATCATCCAGCGAGCGCTGCCCCACCGCTATCCGTTTCTGCTGGTGGATCGCGTCACGGGTTTTACGCCTGGGGTCGAAATTCACGGCATCAAGAACTTCACCGCCAATGAAGCAATCCTGCTTGGCCACTCGCCCGCATTTCCGGTGGTCCCGCCCGGCATTCTGCTGGAAGCGGTCACGCAGCTCGGGGCCATTCTGGTGCTGGAACGGCCTGAGATGGCCGGCAAGATCGCCATGATCCTGCAGATTCCGTCCGCCTCGATTAGCAGGATTGTCGTGCCGGGCGAGACGGTGCGGTTTGAAGCCCGCGTGCTGAAACTGCGTGAAACGCTTGGTGAATTACGCGGCTCGGCCTACGTAAAAAGCGAGCTCATCGCCGAGGGCCAGATGCGGTTTGCAATTGCCGACCGCGCCGCTATACTCAATGAATAG